The nucleotide sequence GGTTCAAATCTTAGAGATGATGTCTAAtttcctaaaacctaaaataCACTAAAAAAACCttccaaattcatcaaaatcctACTTTTTAAAtacttcaaaatcaaatattaagtAAATACACATGTATTTTTATGAATTggtttaaaattctaattgattaTCGTCGAATTTCTACACTATTTTACTATGCTGGAAATTAATAAAGTTCTTaaataatacataaaaaaaatttgtccttcAATCAAAATATTCAAACTAATAAGACTATAGTCTAAGACATCGGTCAACCATCCCTGGAAGATAtgctaattttattttaaatttggaaTTAAAAGTCCATTTATCTGAACTACACTAGAAACTAAGGGCTGGTACTTTCTGAATAACCCCGTTAAAAGAAGCGGCAAAAATATCTGTTCATAAATCCGTTAAAAGTAGCGCCAAAAATTCTGATCATAATTCCGTACAAAACGAACTTTCAAATAATGACGCACCCCACTCCATAGTACTCCACAAGCTCACACTGTCACACATGATGCAAGCCTTGTGCAAAAGGGGCCAACTTCAACAAGCTCTCAGACTCCTCTCCAACCCAACCCAAATAAACTCTTATTATTCACTGTATATGAATATCTTGCAGCTGTGCATCGACGAACGAGCAGAAAGGGCCGGTCTTTTGGTtcacagccatgtaattacaaatgggtttggttcaaatttgaatttATATACTAAGCTGATAATCTTTTACTGCAACTTTGGTCGCATGGTTAGTGCCCGCAATGTGTTTGATAGAATGCGTGAGAGAAATGTCGTGTCTTGGACTGCTATGATTTCTGGGTATGTTAAAGGTGGGTGTTATAAGGATGGTTTAATGGTGTTTCTGAGTATGCGTCAGGCAGGTTTTAGAGCTAATCAGTTTGGGTATGGGAGCGCGTTGAGGGCGTGTACGGGTTTGAGGTGTTTGGAAGTAGGGCAGCAGATACAAGGGTGTATTGTGAAAGGGAGGTTTGCTGAGAACTTGTTTGTGCAGAGTGCGTTGGTTGATTTTTATTCTAAGTGTGGGAAGATAGAGGATGCACGTTATTTGTTTGAGGAAATGAAGGTGAGGGACTTGGTTTCGTGGAATGCTATGATTGGCGGCTATGGTGTTCAGGGTTTTGCTGATGACTCATTGCGTATGTTTCATTCGATGATGAAGGAAGgtgaatgtttatttttgtgATTAAAGTTACAGTTTTTTTCTATTCTTATTAGttgtgttcttttctttttgtttgtttcatatttttgagTAATGTTTACTTGCCACAAAGGCAAAATTGGTTTCCGGCTGGAGGtttctgattgagaagcaaTGTCAAACTAAAGTCTTTGTATCTTCTGTCATCGTATCTTAAGATTTTTGTACCATATATGTATCAATACCTTTACTTTTCCTCTTAATATTTATGTCTAATTTTCGTATGCAATCATTTAACTCAGGCATGATCCCTGATTGCTTCAGCTTTGTAAGTGTGTTGAGAGCCTTAACTGGAGATAGTGGTAGCATGAAGGTGAGTCAAATACATGGATTCATCATGCAACTGGATTTTGGATCACACGAGGCTATAAGTGGATCGCTAATCAATGCATATGCAAAATGTGGAAGGGTAAAGAGAGCTCATCAGATATACAAGAGCATGATAAAAAAGGACATTATATCATGCACGGCATTGATAAGTGGATATGCACGAGAAGGTAACTACAGCAGAGATGTGCTAGCTCTCCTTAAAGAAGTGAATCTTATGCGCATGGCACTGGATGGTATGATATTATGCTCCATGCTTAATATATGCGCGAATATTTCTTCATTGATCTTGGGAAGACAAATTCATGTCCTTACTTTTAAACACCAACCTTGTCATGATGTGGCCGTGGGAAATGCTCTtgttgacatgtatgcaaaatgcGGAGAAATTGAAGATGCTAACCATGCTTTTGATGAGATGAAGGAAAAGAATGTTATTTCATGGACATCGCTGATTTCTGGATATGGAAGGAATGGCTTGGGACATAAGGCGATTGCTTTATATAAAATGATGGAATATGAGGGATTGGAACCTAATGATATCACGTTCCTGTCTCTTCTCTTTGCTTGTAGCCATGCTGGACTGACAGTTGAAGGATGGGAATGCTTTAATACTATGCTTAAAAAGTACAACATCTTGCCTCGAGTTGAGCATTTTTCTTGCATGGTAGACCTTTATGCACGCGCAGGTTTGTTAGACGAAGCTTACAAGTTGATGTGTGACATGAACATAAAGCCTAATTCCTCACTCTGGGGAGCCATTCTTGGGGGGTGTAGCGTCCATGGTAATAGCTCACTTGGAGAAGTGGCGGCAATGCATCTTCGTGATATGGATCCAAAGAATTCAGTTAACTTTGTTGTCCTAGGAAGCATATATGCTGCATCTGGTGCATGGGACAATGCTTTGGAAACGCGAAATTTGATAGAGAGGAGAAGTTTGAAAAAAGAACCAGCACAGAGCGTTTTAGTTTCCACAACAAATAAAACTGTGCTTTTGCAGCCAACTTAAGACAGTAGAACTAGCTAAATTCGTTGTTCATCCTTGGAGAGGAGCAAATACCATTACCATCTTGCTCATGCAGATGTTTTTGTTTATGCTCCAAGAGTATCTAATTCATCTCGTTCTACTTTCGGGATGCAGACCTGTTTCACATATTGCTTCTGAACACTCAGGTATTTTACCTTCCTAAAAATTGTGTACTTTTATATTTGTGCCTTTCTTCTtggttttgtgttcaaaacaatttaaaatattaatatagtAGAGCCTCACCTCACCTACATCCATGAAGAATGAGATTTGACATGTTAATATATACATTAATTCTTGAAGTGTCACTTTGCTTTTGGAAAATATTTGACAGGCATAGAGGAGTCATTGGGGTAAAGTTTAATCCACGAAACAATAATAAGTGAAATCAAGGTTCCAGTCGATATGGTCAGAGTGGAGATAGCCCAATAGGATGGCTTCCCCAGGTTAATGTACTATTATTAGTC is from Malus sylvestris chromosome 5, drMalSylv7.2, whole genome shotgun sequence and encodes:
- the LOC126624535 gene encoding pentatricopeptide repeat-containing protein At3g20730, whose translation is MMQALCKRGQLQQALRLLSNPTQINSYYSLYMNILQLCIDERAERAGLLVHSHVITNGFGSNLNLYTKLIIFYCNFGRMVSARNVFDRMRERNVVSWTAMISGYVKGGCYKDGLMVFLSMRQAGFRANQFGYGSALRACTGLRCLEVGQQIQGCIVKGRFAENLFVQSALVDFYSKCGKIEDARYLFEEMKVRDLVSWNAMIGGYGVQGFADDSLRMFHSMMKEGMIPDCFSFVSVLRALTGDSGSMKVSQIHGFIMQLDFGSHEAISGSLINAYAKCGRVKRAHQIYKSMIKKDIISCTALISGYAREGNYSRDVLALLKEVNLMRMALDGMILCSMLNICANISSLILGRQIHVLTFKHQPCHDVAVGNALVDMYAKCGEIEDANHAFDEMKEKNVISWTSLISGYGRNGLGHKAIALYKMMEYEGLEPNDITFLSLLFACSHAGLTVEGWECFNTMLKKYNILPRVEHFSCMVDLYARAGLLDEAYKLMCDMNIKPNSSLWGAILGGCSVHGNSSLGEVAAMHLRDMDPKNSVNFVVLGSIYAASGAWDNALETRNLIERRSLKKEPAQSVLVSTTNKTVLLQPT